The Candidatus Methylacidiphilales bacterium genome includes the window TCAAGGAGGAGCTCCTCTTCACCATCGAGGAAAAAAGCAGCGAGGCCGACCTCTCGGAAAAAGGCCGCCAATTCCTCGATCCCAGCGACCCGGACAACTTCGTCCTCCCCGACCTCATCACCCTCAACCACGACATCGACTCCGATCCCTCCCTATCCGAGGAGGACAAGCTGCGCAAAAAACAGGAAGTCCAGGCCGCCTACGACGACTCCAACCAGCGCATCCACAATATCTCACAACTTCTCCGCGCCTATTGCATTTACGAAAAAGACGTCCAATACGTCGTCCAGGACAACAAGGTCATCATCGTTGACGAATACACCGGCCGACTCATGCCCGGTCGCCGTTGGAGCGACGGCCTCCACCAGGCGGTCGAGGCCAAGGAAGGCGTCAAGATCGACCGGGAAACCCAGACCCTCGCTACCATCACCATCCAGAATTACTTCCGCCTCTACGAAAAACTCGCCGGCATGACCGGCACCGCCGAGACCGAGGCCCACGAATTCAACGACATCTACAAACTCCAGGTCGTCACCATGCCGACCCACCGCCCGTGCGTGCGCAAGGACGCGGACGATGTCATCTTCAAGACCCGCCGGGAAAAACTCAGCGCCCTCATCACCGACATCAAAGAACGCCACGCCAAGGGCCAGCCCATCCTCGTCGGCACCACCACGGTCGAATCCTCCGAAGTCATCTCAAGATTCCTCAAGCGCGAAAACATCCCCCACAACGTACTCAACGCCAAATACCACCAGTCCGAGGCCGAAATCGTCGCCCGCGCCGGGCAGAAGGGCGCGGTCACCATCGCCACCAACATGGCCGGCCGCGGCACCGACATCAAACTGGGCCCCGGTGTCTCGGAAATCGGCGGCCTCCACGTGGTCGGCACCGAGCGCCACGAGGCCCGCCGCATCGACCGCCAGCTCCGCGGACGCTGCGCCCGCCAGGGCGACCCGGGTTCGTCCCAATTCTACATTTCCTTCGAGGACGACCTCATGCGCAACTTCGGCGATTCCCGCCGGATCTCCGGCATGATGACCCGCCTCGGCATGGAGGACAACGAGGGCCTCCAACACCCCTGGCTCAACACCACCGTCGAAACCGCCCAGAAACGGGTCGAGCAGCGCAATTACCAGATCCGCAAACACACCCTGCAATACGACGATGTCATGAACCAGCAGCGGATGGTCATTTACACCAACCGCATGGACATCATCGAGTCACAGGACTGCCGCACCGAATTGTTCCAGGTGGTCAACGATGTCCTCGACGAGGAAACCGCCCAGCGATTGGAGGAAGACCACCGTGATGTCGAGGGCCTCATCCGTTGGCTCAACACCACCATGCCCCTCGGCCTCCGCCAGGAAGACCTCGACTGGACCCAGCCTGTTTCAAGTCTCGCCGCAGCCATCAAGGAACGTGTGCGCAAGGCCTACGAACTCAAAACCCGCTTTGAGAATCCCGAGGCCCTGCAGGCCATGGAACGCATGATCCTGCTCAACGCCATCGACCGCCCCTGGCAGGAACACCTCTACGCCATGGACGGCCTGCGCACTTCCATCGGCCTGCGTGCCTACGCCCAAAAGGACCCGCTCATCGAATACAAGCAGGAAGCCTACGCCATGTTCGAGGAGTTGATGCGCACGATCAAACGCGAGACCGTCCACAACCTCTTCCGGTCCACCACCAATCTCGCCGCCTTTGAGGACTTCCTCCGCAACCTGCCCCAATTCCTCGGCCGCGGCCCCGATCCCGAACTCGAAACCCGCCCGCCCGAAACGCGCGAGCCCGGCACCGAACCCGCCGCCAAACCCGACATCACCCTCCCCATCCACCGGGAAAT containing:
- the secA gene encoding preprotein translocase subunit SecA — its product is MIQWILHKIVGTRNQREVKRLRPLVARINYFDEEFRTLSDEQIQAKTAEFRNRLKQGETLDDLLPEAFATVKSCCRRFTQSGRVVNVRGQDIPWVMIPFDVQLMGGITLHQGRIAEMATGEGKTLVATLPTYLNALSGRGVHVVTVNDYLAQRDSEWMGEIYRWLGLTVGCLLHGQSPAERRQQYAADITYGTNSEFGFDYLRDNGMATSQAELVQRGHFFAIVDEVDSILIDEARTPLIISGPATVSTHQYDKYKSTVANLVRRQSEECSQLANEAKKLIDEGRMPEAGRLLLKVKFGMPRNKILLKCQEEPEIRRAIDDAELELYQDTRRTELYKIKEELLFTIEEKSSEADLSEKGRQFLDPSDPDNFVLPDLITLNHDIDSDPSLSEEDKLRKKQEVQAAYDDSNQRIHNISQLLRAYCIYEKDVQYVVQDNKVIIVDEYTGRLMPGRRWSDGLHQAVEAKEGVKIDRETQTLATITIQNYFRLYEKLAGMTGTAETEAHEFNDIYKLQVVTMPTHRPCVRKDADDVIFKTRREKLSALITDIKERHAKGQPILVGTTTVESSEVISRFLKRENIPHNVLNAKYHQSEAEIVARAGQKGAVTIATNMAGRGTDIKLGPGVSEIGGLHVVGTERHEARRIDRQLRGRCARQGDPGSSQFYISFEDDLMRNFGDSRRISGMMTRLGMEDNEGLQHPWLNTTVETAQKRVEQRNYQIRKHTLQYDDVMNQQRMVIYTNRMDIIESQDCRTELFQVVNDVLDEETAQRLEEDHRDVEGLIRWLNTTMPLGLRQEDLDWTQPVSSLAAAIKERVRKAYELKTRFENPEALQAMERMILLNAIDRPWQEHLYAMDGLRTSIGLRAYAQKDPLIEYKQEAYAMFEELMRTIKRETVHNLFRSTTNLAAFEDFLRNLPQFLGRGPDPELETRPPETREPGTEPAAKPDITLPIHREIPKIGRNDLVTIRKGSETQTVKFKKAEPLLAQGWVLVNK